One Osmerus eperlanus chromosome 13, fOsmEpe2.1, whole genome shotgun sequence genomic region harbors:
- the LOC134033077 gene encoding protocadherin gamma-C5-like isoform X1 translates to MERRQGKRSGGWPVLRLCFSLACLSSASAQLSYSISEELKPDSVVGNIAKDLGLTIQRIIQRKLRVVSESNAQYFEVNQATGDLVIRQTIDREHMCELSLTCSLHLEIVLEAPLQMYSVLVEIVDVNDNAPQFSNKNISLEISEAAAPGTRFRLESAHDPDVGINSLRTYHLAPNDCFVLNVETKSDGSKFPELVLEKALDREKQASFRLLLTAVDGGQPEKSGSTFLLIKILDVNDNAPVFDEPVTRVNLLENVAPGTLVTKLNATDADNGLNGEISFLFSKYTPDRVLKLFSVNPKTGEISVNGDVDYEAANDYHITVQARDGGTPAMEGSCNVIVDITDVNDNTPEVTLTSVTSPIREDAAPGTVIALISARDLDSGKNGEVTLKVQQGLPFKLNSAFGEHYNLITDGNLDRENVPEYTVVIMALDGGSPPLSSQTTFVVKLSDVNDNAPSFSQPSYSVDVPENNVPSTPIAVVTASDPDVGDNARISYSILPSLVQGSSVSSYVYINPDSGQIYSMRSLDHEQLNAFRIEVQARDAGAPHRTANVTVHVFVVDQNDNAPIMVHPPFLKDTGLQFSVPQSAEPGYLINKLVGVDPDSGHNAWLFYSITPGPNAGLFRITPHTGELRTARKLAEEEAGLAYDITVVIQDNGEPPLSTTVDIKVTVEEKGAGGGEKASDSRKTSIISRRGGMTDITLYLIISLASVSFVSFVTCVILLVRCLRRREPGEGSCCCYGRHRPHRAYHQRPSKDLHLQLNTDGPIRYMEVVGGSQEPNTRTYRPCYSTLSSRSDFVFVKTPMLSHNNTLSMTLNRKHLMNSANEQKPPNNDWRFNQGQRPGPSGPFKHATHIRWTPNQGRRAVGGPEVAMGTGPWPNPPTEAEQLQALMAAANEVSEATATLGPGTMGLSTRYSPQFTLQHVPDYRQNVYIPGSTATLTSNPQQQQQQLLQQQLLQQQQQLQQAAAQQALPPPQAQAQVEPPKAAQTPASKKKSTKKEKK, encoded by the exons ATGGAACGCAGACAGGGGAAGCGCTCCGGAGGGTGGCCCGTGCTGAGGCTGTGTTTTTCCCTGGCGTGCCTCTCGAGTGCGTCCGCCCAGCTCAGTTATTCCATTTCGGAGGAACTGAAACCGGACTCCGTCGTCGGGAACATCGCTAAGGATTTGGGTCTGACCATTCAAAGGATAATTCAAAGAAAATTACGCGTCGTTTCGGAATCTAACGCACAGTACTTTGAGGTAAACCAGGCGACCGGTGATTTGGTCATTAGGCAGACTATTGACAGAGAACACATGTGCGAACTTAGCCTAACATGTTCGTTACATCTTGAGATTGTACTTGAGGCTCCTTTACAAATGTATAGTGTTTTGGTGGAAATCGTAGACGTGAATGACAATGCTCCGCAGTTCTCAAACAAGAACATTTCCTTGGAAATATCTGAAGCAGCAGCACCGGGAACCCGCTTCCGATTGGAGAGCGCGCACGACCCCGACGTGGGTATCAACTCTTTGCGCACTTATCACCTTGCACCGAACGACTGTTTTGTGTTGAATGTGGAAACGAAAAGTGACGGTAGTAAATTTCCAGAGTTAGTTTTGGAGAAAGCGCTGGATAGGGAAAAGCAGGCCTCGTTTCGCCTGTTGCTTACTGCCGTAGACGGGGGACAGCCGGAGAAATCAGGCTCGACCTTTCTGCTCATAAAAATTCTAGACGTAAATGACAATGCACCTGTCTTTGACGAGCCGGTGACGAGAGTCAACCTGTTGGAGAATGTAGCACCGGGCACTTTAGTAACGAAATTGAATGCGACGGACGCTGATAACGGCCTGAATGGAGAGATATCGTTCCTTTTTAGTAAATACACGCCGGATCGCGTACTCAAGCTTTTCAGTGTGAATCCTAAAACCGGGGAGATCAGTGTGAACGGTGACGTGGATTACGAGGCAGCTAATGATTATCACATCACAGTGCAGGCCAGGGATGGAGGAACCCCCGCCATGGAGGGATCTTGTAACGTTATAGTGGACATCACTGATGTCAATGACAACACCCCGGAGGTGACATTGACATCAGTGACCAGTCCCATCAGAGAGGATGCAGCTCCAGGCACGGTCATCGCTCTCATTAGCGCCCGGGACCTAGACTCCGGTAAGAATGGTGAAGTAACGTTAAAGGTACAACAAGGGCTGCCATTTAAACTAAACTCCGCCTTCGGGGAGCACTACAACCTCATCACCGACGGCAACCTGGACCGTGAGAACGTCCCGGAGTACACAGTGGTCATCATGGCGTTGGATGGCGGCTCCCCGCCCCTGTCGTCGCAGACAACCTTCGTGGTTAAGCTGTCGGACGTCAACGACAACGCTCCTTCTTTTTCCCAGCCCTCCTACTCGGTGGACGTACCTGAAAACAACGTCCCCAGCACCCCCATTGCCGTGGTGACGGCCTCGGACCCGGACGTGGGGGACAACGCTCGCATCTCCTACTCCATCCTCCCCAGCCTGGTGCAGGGATCTTCAGTGTCCTCCTACGTGTACATCAACCCTGACAGTGGACAGATCTACAGCATGCGCTCCCTGGACCACGAACAGCTCAACGCCTTCCGCATCGAGGTGCAGGCACGGGACGCCGGCGCCCCTCACCGGACCGCCAACGTCACCGTGCACGTGTTCGTGGTGGACCAGAACGATAACGCCCCCATCATggtccacccccccttcctcaaGGACACAGGACTGCAGTTCAGCGTGCCCCAGTCAGCAGAGCCTGGATATCTTATTAACAAGCTGGTGGGGGTGGACCCAGACAGTGGCCATAACGCATGGCTCTTCTACTCCATCACCCCAGGCCCTAATGCCGGGCTGTTCCGCATCACCCCCCACACTGGCGAGCTCCGCACGGCGCGCAAGCTGGCCGAGGAGGAGGCGGGCTTGGCTTACGACATCACCGTGGTCATCCAGGACAACGGCGAGCCTCCACTCTCCACCACGGTGGACATCAAGGTgacggtggaggagaagggggcggGCGGAGGCGAGAAGGCCTCCGACTCGCGCAAGACGTCGATCATCTCGCGGCGCGGCGGCATGACGGACATCACGCTGTACCTCATCATCTCCCTGGCGTCCGTGTCCTTCGTGTCCTTCGTCACCTGCGTCATCCTCCTGGTACGCTGCCTCCGGCGCCGCGAGCCCGGGGAAGGCTCCTGCTGCTGCTACGGGCGCCATCGCCCCCACCGAGCCTACCACCAGAGACCCAGCAAggacctccacctccagctcaaCACGGACGGGCCCATCCGCTacatggaggtggtggggggctcTCAGGAGCCCAACACGCGCACCTACAGACCCTGCTACTCCACCCTCTCCAGTCGGAGCGACTTTGTGTTCGTCAAGACGCCCATGCTGAGTCACAATAACACGCTCAGCATGACTCTCAACAGGAAGCACCTTATGAACTCAGCCAatgag CAAAAGCCTCCCAACAATGACTGGCGTTTCAACCAGGGACAGAGACCCGGACCTAGTGG CCCCTTCAAGCATGCCACACACATACGATGGACGCCCAACCAGGGGAGAAG GGCCGTCGGTGGACCTGAGGTTGCCATGGGAACCGGACCCTGGCCCAACCCCCCTACCGAGGCAGAGCAGCTCCAAGCCCTGATGGCCGCAGCCAACG aAGTGAGCGAGGCGACCGCCACCCTGGGACCGGGCACCATGGGCCTGAGCACCCGCTACAGCCCCCAGTTCACCCTCCAGCATGTGCCCGACTACCGGCAGAACGTGTACATCCCGGGCAGCACGGCCACGCTGACCTCCaacccccagcagcagcagcagcagctcctccagcagcagctgctccagcagcagcagcagctgcagcaggccGCGGCCCAGCAGGCCCTGCCCccgccccaggcccaggcccaggtggAGCCCCCCAAGGCTGCCCAGACCCCGGCCTCCAAGAAGAAGTCCaccaagaaggagaagaagtag
- the LOC134033077 gene encoding protocadherin gamma-C5-like isoform X16, with product MERRQGKRSGGWPVLRLCFSLACLSSASAQLSYSISEELKPDSVVGNIAKDLGLTIQRIIQRKLRVVSESNAQYFEVNQATGDLVIRQTIDREHMCELSLTCSLHLEIVLEAPLQMYSVLVEIVDVNDNAPQFSNKNISLEISEAAAPGTRFRLESAHDPDVGINSLRTYHLAPNDCFVLNVETKSDGSKFPELVLEKALDREKQASFRLLLTAVDGGQPEKSGSTFLLIKILDVNDNAPVFDEPVTRVNLLENVAPGTLVTKLNATDADNGLNGEISFLFSKYTPDRVLKLFSVNPKTGEISVNGDVDYEAANDYHITVQARDGGTPAMEGSCNVIVDITDVNDNTPEVTLTSVTSPIREDAAPGTVIALISARDLDSGKNGEVTLKVQQGLPFKLNSAFGEHYNLITDGNLDRENVPEYTVVIMALDGGSPPLSSQTTFVVKLSDVNDNAPSFSQPSYSVDVPENNVPSTPIAVVTASDPDVGDNARISYSILPSLVQGSSVSSYVYINPDSGQIYSMRSLDHEQLNAFRIEVQARDAGAPHRTANVTVHVFVVDQNDNAPIMVHPPFLKDTGLQFSVPQSAEPGYLINKLVGVDPDSGHNAWLFYSITPGPNAGLFRITPHTGELRTARKLAEEEAGLAYDITVVIQDNGEPPLSTTVDIKVTVEEKGAGGGEKASDSRKTSIISRRGGMTDITLYLIISLASVSFVSFVTCVILLVRCLRRREPGEGSCCCYGRHRPHRAYHQRPSKDLHLQLNTDGPIRYMEVVGGSQEPNTRTYRPCYSTLSSRSDFVFVKTPMLSHNNTLSMTLNRKHLMNSANEQKPPNNDWRFNQGQRPGPSGAVGGPEVAMGTGPWPNPPTEAEQLQALMAAANVSEATATLGPGTMGLSTRYSPQFTLQHVPDYRQNVYIPGSTATLTSNPQQQQQQLLQQQLLQQQQQLQQAAAQQALPPPQAQAQVEPPKAAQTPASKKKSTKKEKK from the exons ATGGAACGCAGACAGGGGAAGCGCTCCGGAGGGTGGCCCGTGCTGAGGCTGTGTTTTTCCCTGGCGTGCCTCTCGAGTGCGTCCGCCCAGCTCAGTTATTCCATTTCGGAGGAACTGAAACCGGACTCCGTCGTCGGGAACATCGCTAAGGATTTGGGTCTGACCATTCAAAGGATAATTCAAAGAAAATTACGCGTCGTTTCGGAATCTAACGCACAGTACTTTGAGGTAAACCAGGCGACCGGTGATTTGGTCATTAGGCAGACTATTGACAGAGAACACATGTGCGAACTTAGCCTAACATGTTCGTTACATCTTGAGATTGTACTTGAGGCTCCTTTACAAATGTATAGTGTTTTGGTGGAAATCGTAGACGTGAATGACAATGCTCCGCAGTTCTCAAACAAGAACATTTCCTTGGAAATATCTGAAGCAGCAGCACCGGGAACCCGCTTCCGATTGGAGAGCGCGCACGACCCCGACGTGGGTATCAACTCTTTGCGCACTTATCACCTTGCACCGAACGACTGTTTTGTGTTGAATGTGGAAACGAAAAGTGACGGTAGTAAATTTCCAGAGTTAGTTTTGGAGAAAGCGCTGGATAGGGAAAAGCAGGCCTCGTTTCGCCTGTTGCTTACTGCCGTAGACGGGGGACAGCCGGAGAAATCAGGCTCGACCTTTCTGCTCATAAAAATTCTAGACGTAAATGACAATGCACCTGTCTTTGACGAGCCGGTGACGAGAGTCAACCTGTTGGAGAATGTAGCACCGGGCACTTTAGTAACGAAATTGAATGCGACGGACGCTGATAACGGCCTGAATGGAGAGATATCGTTCCTTTTTAGTAAATACACGCCGGATCGCGTACTCAAGCTTTTCAGTGTGAATCCTAAAACCGGGGAGATCAGTGTGAACGGTGACGTGGATTACGAGGCAGCTAATGATTATCACATCACAGTGCAGGCCAGGGATGGAGGAACCCCCGCCATGGAGGGATCTTGTAACGTTATAGTGGACATCACTGATGTCAATGACAACACCCCGGAGGTGACATTGACATCAGTGACCAGTCCCATCAGAGAGGATGCAGCTCCAGGCACGGTCATCGCTCTCATTAGCGCCCGGGACCTAGACTCCGGTAAGAATGGTGAAGTAACGTTAAAGGTACAACAAGGGCTGCCATTTAAACTAAACTCCGCCTTCGGGGAGCACTACAACCTCATCACCGACGGCAACCTGGACCGTGAGAACGTCCCGGAGTACACAGTGGTCATCATGGCGTTGGATGGCGGCTCCCCGCCCCTGTCGTCGCAGACAACCTTCGTGGTTAAGCTGTCGGACGTCAACGACAACGCTCCTTCTTTTTCCCAGCCCTCCTACTCGGTGGACGTACCTGAAAACAACGTCCCCAGCACCCCCATTGCCGTGGTGACGGCCTCGGACCCGGACGTGGGGGACAACGCTCGCATCTCCTACTCCATCCTCCCCAGCCTGGTGCAGGGATCTTCAGTGTCCTCCTACGTGTACATCAACCCTGACAGTGGACAGATCTACAGCATGCGCTCCCTGGACCACGAACAGCTCAACGCCTTCCGCATCGAGGTGCAGGCACGGGACGCCGGCGCCCCTCACCGGACCGCCAACGTCACCGTGCACGTGTTCGTGGTGGACCAGAACGATAACGCCCCCATCATggtccacccccccttcctcaaGGACACAGGACTGCAGTTCAGCGTGCCCCAGTCAGCAGAGCCTGGATATCTTATTAACAAGCTGGTGGGGGTGGACCCAGACAGTGGCCATAACGCATGGCTCTTCTACTCCATCACCCCAGGCCCTAATGCCGGGCTGTTCCGCATCACCCCCCACACTGGCGAGCTCCGCACGGCGCGCAAGCTGGCCGAGGAGGAGGCGGGCTTGGCTTACGACATCACCGTGGTCATCCAGGACAACGGCGAGCCTCCACTCTCCACCACGGTGGACATCAAGGTgacggtggaggagaagggggcggGCGGAGGCGAGAAGGCCTCCGACTCGCGCAAGACGTCGATCATCTCGCGGCGCGGCGGCATGACGGACATCACGCTGTACCTCATCATCTCCCTGGCGTCCGTGTCCTTCGTGTCCTTCGTCACCTGCGTCATCCTCCTGGTACGCTGCCTCCGGCGCCGCGAGCCCGGGGAAGGCTCCTGCTGCTGCTACGGGCGCCATCGCCCCCACCGAGCCTACCACCAGAGACCCAGCAAggacctccacctccagctcaaCACGGACGGGCCCATCCGCTacatggaggtggtggggggctcTCAGGAGCCCAACACGCGCACCTACAGACCCTGCTACTCCACCCTCTCCAGTCGGAGCGACTTTGTGTTCGTCAAGACGCCCATGCTGAGTCACAATAACACGCTCAGCATGACTCTCAACAGGAAGCACCTTATGAACTCAGCCAatgag CAAAAGCCTCCCAACAATGACTGGCGTTTCAACCAGGGACAGAGACCCGGACCTAGTGG GGCCGTCGGTGGACCTGAGGTTGCCATGGGAACCGGACCCTGGCCCAACCCCCCTACCGAGGCAGAGCAGCTCCAAGCCCTGATGGCCGCAGCCAACG TGAGCGAGGCGACCGCCACCCTGGGACCGGGCACCATGGGCCTGAGCACCCGCTACAGCCCCCAGTTCACCCTCCAGCATGTGCCCGACTACCGGCAGAACGTGTACATCCCGGGCAGCACGGCCACGCTGACCTCCaacccccagcagcagcagcagcagctcctccagcagcagctgctccagcagcagcagcagctgcagcaggccGCGGCCCAGCAGGCCCTGCCCccgccccaggcccaggcccaggtggAGCCCCCCAAGGCTGCCCAGACCCCGGCCTCCAAGAAGAAGTCCaccaagaaggagaagaagtag
- the LOC134033077 gene encoding protocadherin gamma-C5-like isoform X14 translates to MERRQGKRSGGWPVLRLCFSLACLSSASAQLSYSISEELKPDSVVGNIAKDLGLTIQRIIQRKLRVVSESNAQYFEVNQATGDLVIRQTIDREHMCELSLTCSLHLEIVLEAPLQMYSVLVEIVDVNDNAPQFSNKNISLEISEAAAPGTRFRLESAHDPDVGINSLRTYHLAPNDCFVLNVETKSDGSKFPELVLEKALDREKQASFRLLLTAVDGGQPEKSGSTFLLIKILDVNDNAPVFDEPVTRVNLLENVAPGTLVTKLNATDADNGLNGEISFLFSKYTPDRVLKLFSVNPKTGEISVNGDVDYEAANDYHITVQARDGGTPAMEGSCNVIVDITDVNDNTPEVTLTSVTSPIREDAAPGTVIALISARDLDSGKNGEVTLKVQQGLPFKLNSAFGEHYNLITDGNLDRENVPEYTVVIMALDGGSPPLSSQTTFVVKLSDVNDNAPSFSQPSYSVDVPENNVPSTPIAVVTASDPDVGDNARISYSILPSLVQGSSVSSYVYINPDSGQIYSMRSLDHEQLNAFRIEVQARDAGAPHRTANVTVHVFVVDQNDNAPIMVHPPFLKDTGLQFSVPQSAEPGYLINKLVGVDPDSGHNAWLFYSITPGPNAGLFRITPHTGELRTARKLAEEEAGLAYDITVVIQDNGEPPLSTTVDIKVTVEEKGAGGGEKASDSRKTSIISRRGGMTDITLYLIISLASVSFVSFVTCVILLVRCLRRREPGEGSCCCYGRHRPHRAYHQRPSKDLHLQLNTDGPIRYMEVVGGSQEPNTRTYRPCYSTLSSRSDFVFVKTPMLSHNNTLSMTLNRKHLMNSANEQKPPNNDWRFNQGQRPGPSGAVGGPEVAMGTGPWPNPPTEAEQLQALMAAANEVSEATATLGPGTMGLSTRYSPQFTLQHVPDYRQNVYIPGSTATLTSNPQQQQQQLLQQQLLQQQQQLQQAAAQQALPPPQAQAQVEPPKAAQTPASKKKSTKKEKK, encoded by the exons ATGGAACGCAGACAGGGGAAGCGCTCCGGAGGGTGGCCCGTGCTGAGGCTGTGTTTTTCCCTGGCGTGCCTCTCGAGTGCGTCCGCCCAGCTCAGTTATTCCATTTCGGAGGAACTGAAACCGGACTCCGTCGTCGGGAACATCGCTAAGGATTTGGGTCTGACCATTCAAAGGATAATTCAAAGAAAATTACGCGTCGTTTCGGAATCTAACGCACAGTACTTTGAGGTAAACCAGGCGACCGGTGATTTGGTCATTAGGCAGACTATTGACAGAGAACACATGTGCGAACTTAGCCTAACATGTTCGTTACATCTTGAGATTGTACTTGAGGCTCCTTTACAAATGTATAGTGTTTTGGTGGAAATCGTAGACGTGAATGACAATGCTCCGCAGTTCTCAAACAAGAACATTTCCTTGGAAATATCTGAAGCAGCAGCACCGGGAACCCGCTTCCGATTGGAGAGCGCGCACGACCCCGACGTGGGTATCAACTCTTTGCGCACTTATCACCTTGCACCGAACGACTGTTTTGTGTTGAATGTGGAAACGAAAAGTGACGGTAGTAAATTTCCAGAGTTAGTTTTGGAGAAAGCGCTGGATAGGGAAAAGCAGGCCTCGTTTCGCCTGTTGCTTACTGCCGTAGACGGGGGACAGCCGGAGAAATCAGGCTCGACCTTTCTGCTCATAAAAATTCTAGACGTAAATGACAATGCACCTGTCTTTGACGAGCCGGTGACGAGAGTCAACCTGTTGGAGAATGTAGCACCGGGCACTTTAGTAACGAAATTGAATGCGACGGACGCTGATAACGGCCTGAATGGAGAGATATCGTTCCTTTTTAGTAAATACACGCCGGATCGCGTACTCAAGCTTTTCAGTGTGAATCCTAAAACCGGGGAGATCAGTGTGAACGGTGACGTGGATTACGAGGCAGCTAATGATTATCACATCACAGTGCAGGCCAGGGATGGAGGAACCCCCGCCATGGAGGGATCTTGTAACGTTATAGTGGACATCACTGATGTCAATGACAACACCCCGGAGGTGACATTGACATCAGTGACCAGTCCCATCAGAGAGGATGCAGCTCCAGGCACGGTCATCGCTCTCATTAGCGCCCGGGACCTAGACTCCGGTAAGAATGGTGAAGTAACGTTAAAGGTACAACAAGGGCTGCCATTTAAACTAAACTCCGCCTTCGGGGAGCACTACAACCTCATCACCGACGGCAACCTGGACCGTGAGAACGTCCCGGAGTACACAGTGGTCATCATGGCGTTGGATGGCGGCTCCCCGCCCCTGTCGTCGCAGACAACCTTCGTGGTTAAGCTGTCGGACGTCAACGACAACGCTCCTTCTTTTTCCCAGCCCTCCTACTCGGTGGACGTACCTGAAAACAACGTCCCCAGCACCCCCATTGCCGTGGTGACGGCCTCGGACCCGGACGTGGGGGACAACGCTCGCATCTCCTACTCCATCCTCCCCAGCCTGGTGCAGGGATCTTCAGTGTCCTCCTACGTGTACATCAACCCTGACAGTGGACAGATCTACAGCATGCGCTCCCTGGACCACGAACAGCTCAACGCCTTCCGCATCGAGGTGCAGGCACGGGACGCCGGCGCCCCTCACCGGACCGCCAACGTCACCGTGCACGTGTTCGTGGTGGACCAGAACGATAACGCCCCCATCATggtccacccccccttcctcaaGGACACAGGACTGCAGTTCAGCGTGCCCCAGTCAGCAGAGCCTGGATATCTTATTAACAAGCTGGTGGGGGTGGACCCAGACAGTGGCCATAACGCATGGCTCTTCTACTCCATCACCCCAGGCCCTAATGCCGGGCTGTTCCGCATCACCCCCCACACTGGCGAGCTCCGCACGGCGCGCAAGCTGGCCGAGGAGGAGGCGGGCTTGGCTTACGACATCACCGTGGTCATCCAGGACAACGGCGAGCCTCCACTCTCCACCACGGTGGACATCAAGGTgacggtggaggagaagggggcggGCGGAGGCGAGAAGGCCTCCGACTCGCGCAAGACGTCGATCATCTCGCGGCGCGGCGGCATGACGGACATCACGCTGTACCTCATCATCTCCCTGGCGTCCGTGTCCTTCGTGTCCTTCGTCACCTGCGTCATCCTCCTGGTACGCTGCCTCCGGCGCCGCGAGCCCGGGGAAGGCTCCTGCTGCTGCTACGGGCGCCATCGCCCCCACCGAGCCTACCACCAGAGACCCAGCAAggacctccacctccagctcaaCACGGACGGGCCCATCCGCTacatggaggtggtggggggctcTCAGGAGCCCAACACGCGCACCTACAGACCCTGCTACTCCACCCTCTCCAGTCGGAGCGACTTTGTGTTCGTCAAGACGCCCATGCTGAGTCACAATAACACGCTCAGCATGACTCTCAACAGGAAGCACCTTATGAACTCAGCCAatgag CAAAAGCCTCCCAACAATGACTGGCGTTTCAACCAGGGACAGAGACCCGGACCTAGTGG GGCCGTCGGTGGACCTGAGGTTGCCATGGGAACCGGACCCTGGCCCAACCCCCCTACCGAGGCAGAGCAGCTCCAAGCCCTGATGGCCGCAGCCAACG aAGTGAGCGAGGCGACCGCCACCCTGGGACCGGGCACCATGGGCCTGAGCACCCGCTACAGCCCCCAGTTCACCCTCCAGCATGTGCCCGACTACCGGCAGAACGTGTACATCCCGGGCAGCACGGCCACGCTGACCTCCaacccccagcagcagcagcagcagctcctccagcagcagctgctccagcagcagcagcagctgcagcaggccGCGGCCCAGCAGGCCCTGCCCccgccccaggcccaggcccaggtggAGCCCCCCAAGGCTGCCCAGACCCCGGCCTCCAAGAAGAAGTCCaccaagaaggagaagaagtag